Proteins found in one Deltaproteobacteria bacterium genomic segment:
- a CDS encoding ATP-binding protein: MIQRHVSKLLLNYLEQFPAVVLLGPRQVGKTTLSLAVAEGRKSVYLDLERPEDQKKLSDAALYLSAHEDKMVILDEVQRAPGLFQTLRGVIDQGRRSGKKYGRFLLLGSASVELIKQTGETLAGRVAYLELPILNVLEIEQSLSNELWLRGGFPDSFLASSDASSLAWRQNFIRTYLERDIPQLGPRIPAETMRRFWTMLAHSQGSLLNSAELGRSLAIDGKSITRYLDLMVDLLLVRRLQPFYANINKRLVKSPKVYVRDSGLTHALLGVKDFDTLLGHPVIGASWEGFVIETLLNVLPASFLPFFYRTAAGAEIDLVLELSPNKHFAIEIKRGLSPKLEKGFYNAISDLEPERAFVVYSGEERYPLGQNIEVIGLKEMANLLANHQG, from the coding sequence ATGATCCAAAGACATGTTAGTAAATTACTACTAAATTATCTAGAGCAGTTTCCAGCTGTGGTTTTGTTGGGGCCGCGACAGGTGGGGAAAACCACTTTGTCGCTCGCTGTAGCGGAAGGCAGGAAAAGCGTCTATCTTGATCTTGAACGACCTGAGGATCAAAAAAAGCTTAGCGATGCTGCTCTTTACCTTTCAGCACATGAAGACAAGATGGTCATTCTCGATGAGGTGCAAAGAGCGCCGGGGCTCTTTCAGACACTTCGCGGCGTAATAGATCAGGGTCGAAGAAGTGGCAAAAAATACGGGCGATTTCTGCTTTTGGGTTCAGCCTCGGTCGAGTTAATAAAACAGACGGGTGAAACCTTGGCCGGACGAGTTGCTTATCTTGAGTTACCCATCTTAAATGTTCTAGAAATTGAGCAATCGCTGAGTAATGAGCTCTGGCTAAGAGGTGGTTTTCCCGATAGCTTTTTAGCCTCTAGCGACGCTTCGAGTTTGGCTTGGCGCCAAAATTTTATTCGTACCTATCTCGAAAGAGATATTCCTCAACTTGGCCCGAGGATCCCCGCAGAAACGATGAGACGGTTTTGGACAATGCTGGCCCATTCTCAGGGCTCACTCCTAAATTCAGCAGAGCTCGGCCGCAGTCTTGCAATAGATGGCAAGTCCATAACTCGATATCTCGATCTAATGGTAGATTTACTTTTGGTGCGTAGGCTCCAACCATTCTACGCCAACATAAATAAGCGCTTGGTAAAATCTCCCAAAGTTTATGTGCGTGACTCCGGACTAACTCATGCCTTGTTAGGCGTTAAAGACTTTGACACCCTACTTGGACATCCCGTAATTGGGGCTAGCTGGGAAGGATTTGTAATTGAGACATTGCTAAATGTTTTACCTGCAAGCTTTCTTCCTTTCTTCTACCGCACAGCCGCCGGCGCCGAAATTGATCTAGTCCTAGAACTAAGTCCAAATAAGCACTTCGCAATCGAGATAAAGCGTGGACTCTCGCCAAAATTAGAAAAGGGCTTTTATAATGCGATTTCTGATTTAGAACCAGAGCGCGCCTTTGTCGTTTACTCAGGAGAAGAGCGATACCCACTGGGCCAAAATATCGAAGTAATTGGCTTAAAAGAAATGGCAAATTTACTTGCAAACCATCAAGGCTAA
- a CDS encoding PD40 domain-containing protein, producing MGLEGSLVFASGKSTDFDIWKLDLQSRELIQLTSGMGLNDQPKWSPDGTKIAFISTGPDFIASLCVMNRDGSQKQRLTTNIHCQHPSWSADGEKVVFVANAENNDEFHICVYDLKAATHQILLRRDGHETEPMLSRDGKKVLFASTDPDSQIPFSHRDTEIWQYDLATKLATKVCRHGARDYCPVYSPNEQKIAFVSHRNGRSEEDYLEKLRKIKQSLDTKSRASIDAAIKELLALEQDGDIHVVNADGTNLRQLTTNAGADTDICWSPCGNYIAYSASPADKGTCERIKVIEVETGSNVPLAYDRKPLMQEISADPDRYVNNHLFQYLIPNFIERPYMRRFISETFWGEERQPDWANK from the coding sequence ATGGGCTTAGAGGGAAGTTTAGTATTTGCGTCAGGAAAGAGCACTGATTTTGACATTTGGAAGTTAGATCTTCAGTCTCGCGAGTTAATTCAGCTCACGTCTGGTATGGGCTTAAATGATCAACCTAAATGGTCGCCAGATGGGACGAAAATTGCGTTTATTTCTACTGGGCCGGATTTCATTGCATCCCTATGTGTAATGAATCGCGATGGCTCTCAGAAACAGCGGCTAACCACTAATATCCATTGCCAACATCCATCGTGGTCGGCCGACGGTGAAAAAGTTGTTTTTGTTGCTAATGCTGAAAATAATGATGAGTTTCACATTTGCGTCTACGACCTAAAAGCAGCAACTCATCAGATTTTGCTTCGTCGAGATGGTCACGAGACAGAACCCATGCTGTCGCGCGATGGTAAAAAGGTTCTATTTGCATCCACCGACCCAGATTCACAGATTCCATTCTCGCACCGAGACACAGAAATTTGGCAATATGACTTAGCTACTAAGTTAGCGACCAAGGTATGTAGACACGGAGCGAGAGACTACTGTCCTGTTTATTCGCCTAATGAGCAAAAAATTGCCTTCGTCTCACATCGCAATGGAAGAAGTGAAGAGGATTATCTCGAGAAGCTACGTAAAATTAAGCAATCGCTAGACACCAAGAGTCGCGCATCTATTGATGCCGCCATAAAGGAGCTTTTGGCCTTAGAGCAAGATGGAGATATTCACGTTGTAAATGCTGATGGGACTAATCTTCGTCAGCTTACCACAAATGCGGGAGCTGATACTGATATCTGTTGGTCTCCTTGTGGTAACTACATCGCGTATTCTGCCTCGCCAGCCGATAAGGGCACCTGTGAGAGAATAAAGGTAATTGAAGTTGAGACCGGTAGCAATGTTCCACTAGCGTATGATCGAAAACCGCTGATGCAAGAAATAAGTGCGGATCCCGACAGATACGTTAATAACCATCTGTTCCAGTATCTGATACCAAACTTTATTGAAAGGCCATACATGCGGCGCTTTATTAGCGAAACTTTCTGGGGGGAAGAGAGGCAGCCAGACTGGGCTAATAAATAG